The following proteins are encoded in a genomic region of Thiomonas sp. X19:
- a CDS encoding glucoamylase family protein produces the protein MRAKAPPKPDAAASGKAAQWSDEAMLDRLQQAAFDYFPKATNARNGLVADTTRDGSPASIAVMGFALSAYPIAVEHGWIERAAAVQACLACMRFFWASDQTGNPSATGYRGFYFHFLDMETGARMWQSELSLIDTALLMAGMLTAATYFDASTPAEIELRELAGHLYRRVDWRWAQYDGATVAQGWKPECGFLHYGWEGYNEAILLYVLGLGSPTHPFTEASFQAWTVTYQWENLYGYDFLYAGPLFIHQFSHAWIDFRGIRDRFMREKNCDYFENSRRATYVQREYAIRNPHSFTGYADNCWGLSAGEGPLAEPRLMTGRLQRFYGYAARGVPYGPDDGTIAGSSTLASLVFAPEIVLPAVRNLDAYGARQQDDALRSSGINASFNEPAAEVWISEGKFGLDQGMIALMIENYRTGLPWQLGRSSGIIQTGLRRAGFTGGWL, from the coding sequence ATGCGGGCAAAAGCGCCGCCAAAACCCGATGCGGCGGCCTCGGGGAAGGCAGCACAGTGGTCCGACGAGGCCATGCTCGATCGGCTGCAACAGGCGGCCTTCGACTATTTTCCGAAGGCGACGAACGCGCGAAACGGCTTGGTCGCCGACACCACGCGGGACGGCTCGCCGGCAAGCATCGCGGTGATGGGTTTCGCGCTGTCGGCGTATCCCATCGCGGTGGAACATGGTTGGATCGAGCGCGCCGCAGCAGTGCAAGCCTGCCTCGCTTGCATGCGTTTTTTTTGGGCCAGCGACCAGACGGGAAACCCGAGCGCCACCGGCTACCGCGGTTTTTACTTTCATTTTCTCGACATGGAGACCGGCGCTCGGATGTGGCAGTCCGAGCTGTCTCTGATCGACACGGCCTTGTTGATGGCCGGGATGCTGACGGCCGCCACCTACTTCGATGCCAGCACGCCAGCCGAAATCGAACTGCGCGAACTGGCCGGGCATTTGTACCGCAGGGTTGACTGGCGCTGGGCTCAATATGACGGCGCCACGGTTGCCCAGGGCTGGAAGCCTGAATGCGGTTTTCTGCACTATGGCTGGGAGGGCTATAACGAGGCCATCTTGCTCTATGTCTTGGGCCTGGGTTCACCGACGCATCCGTTCACCGAAGCAAGCTTTCAGGCGTGGACCGTGACCTACCAATGGGAGAACCTTTACGGCTACGACTTCCTCTATGCTGGTCCGCTTTTCATTCACCAGTTCTCCCATGCGTGGATTGACTTTCGCGGTATCCGCGACCGTTTCATGCGTGAAAAGAACTGCGACTATTTCGAGAACAGCCGTCGTGCCACCTATGTGCAGCGCGAATATGCCATTCGCAATCCGCACAGTTTCACTGGCTATGCCGACAACTGCTGGGGCCTCTCCGCGGGTGAAGGTCCGTTGGCCGAACCACGGCTCATGACCGGCCGGCTGCAGAGGTTCTACGGCTATGCCGCGCGCGGCGTGCCGTACGGACCCGACGACGGCACCATTGCGGGCTCATCGACCCTGGCATCGCTGGTGTTTGCGCCAGAAATCGTGCTGCCCGCGGTCCGGAACCTCGATGCCTATGGCGCGCGCCAACAGGACGATGCGCTGCGTTCCAGCGGAATCAATGCAAGCTTCAACGAACCCGCCGCCGAAGTCTGGATCTCCGAGGGCAAGTTCGGACTCGATCAAGGCATGATCGCGCTGATGATCGAGAACTACCGTACCGGCCTGCCGTGGCAACTGGGCCGAAGCTCCGGCATCATCCAGACGGGCTTGCGCCGCGCCGGGTTCACGGGCGGCTGGCTGTAG
- a CDS encoding ATPase domain-containing protein, giving the protein MVTGVPGLDEVLGGGLPEFSFNLIAGPPGCGKTTLAHQMMFALATPERPALYFTVLGEPPLKMLRYQQQYEFFDGARINRGIYFFNLSEDAMAGDLDLVLRRIVALVQEHSPALVFVDSFRSVVLASESEGSQHNSLQQFVQQLGMLMTSWQATTFLLGEYFTETDANPVFTVADGLIWLRQSLHRNSMVRKMEIMKMRGQPTQPGLHTFRISSAGLHVFPSSDTRPPARRPHKDATSALSFRLKLGVPGLDEMLGGGLPRGYSLLVAGPSGSGKSTLSSAFLMEGARCGETGVIATFEQHPSRSNNPALMELIKRDQVGLVNNHAPDLSIDEIVQMLMSEVRRLKASRVVIDSLSGFELALAPTFKDDFRASLLRMVTTLSYAGVTVLMTSELEDRYTDLRFSPYGAAFMTDAIIVQRYIEVDSRLLRVMAVIKVRASAHSSALREFNIDADGIHLGEMLPQQEGLLGGRPTRKAEAAGNPPAANRP; this is encoded by the coding sequence TTGGTCACCGGCGTTCCCGGTTTGGACGAAGTGTTGGGCGGGGGTTTGCCGGAGTTTTCCTTCAACCTCATCGCCGGCCCTCCCGGATGTGGCAAGACGACCCTGGCGCACCAGATGATGTTTGCGCTCGCCACCCCGGAGCGCCCGGCCCTGTATTTCACGGTGCTGGGTGAGCCCCCGCTGAAAATGCTGCGCTACCAGCAGCAGTACGAGTTCTTCGACGGCGCGCGGATCAATCGGGGGATCTATTTCTTCAACCTCTCCGAGGACGCGATGGCGGGGGATCTTGACCTCGTGCTGCGGCGCATCGTGGCCTTGGTTCAAGAGCACAGCCCGGCGCTCGTTTTCGTGGATTCATTCCGATCGGTTGTGCTTGCCAGCGAATCCGAGGGCAGCCAGCACAACAGTCTGCAGCAATTCGTCCAACAACTCGGGATGTTGATGACGAGCTGGCAAGCGACAACCTTCCTGCTCGGCGAATACTTCACCGAGACCGACGCCAACCCGGTCTTCACCGTGGCCGATGGCCTGATCTGGCTACGCCAGAGCCTGCACCGCAACTCGATGGTCCGCAAAATGGAGATCATGAAGATGCGCGGCCAGCCGACGCAGCCGGGGTTGCACACCTTTCGCATCAGCAGCGCCGGCCTCCATGTGTTCCCGTCGTCCGATACGCGTCCCCCAGCGCGCCGGCCCCACAAGGACGCCACCTCGGCGCTGAGTTTCCGACTCAAGCTCGGCGTTCCGGGCCTGGACGAGATGCTGGGTGGCGGCCTCCCGCGCGGGTATTCACTGCTGGTCGCGGGCCCTTCGGGCTCCGGCAAAAGTACGCTTTCTTCGGCGTTCTTGATGGAAGGGGCGCGGTGCGGTGAGACGGGCGTGATTGCGACCTTCGAGCAGCACCCCAGCCGTTCGAACAACCCCGCGCTCATGGAACTCATCAAACGCGATCAGGTGGGTCTGGTGAATAACCATGCGCCGGATCTTTCGATTGATGAAATCGTTCAGATGCTCATGAGCGAGGTTCGACGCCTGAAAGCAAGCCGGGTCGTGATTGATTCCCTATCGGGTTTCGAGCTGGCGCTGGCGCCGACCTTCAAGGACGATTTCCGTGCATCCCTTCTGCGCATGGTCACCACCTTGTCGTATGCCGGGGTCACCGTGCTGATGACTTCCGAGCTCGAAGACCGCTATACCGATCTGCGCTTCAGTCCCTACGGGGCCGCCTTCATGACCGATGCCATCATCGTGCAGCGATACATCGAAGTCGACAGCCGCCTGTTGCGCGTCATGGCCGTCATCAAGGTGCGGGCAAGCGCGCACTCGAGCGCATTGCGCGAATTCAACATTGATGCCGACGGCATCCACCTCGGCGAGATGCTGCCCCAGCAGGAGGGGCTGCTGGGAGGGCGACCAACACGCAAGGCCGAAGCTGCCGGCAATCCGCCAGCGGCAAATCGTCCTTGA
- a CDS encoding ISAzo13-like element ISCARN37 family transposase, with translation MQADSPIGQRWALMRDRLDERQRRALAAAEAKVIGRGGTSQVAAATGLARGTIAAGMLELEGTDNEFMAGAQLAPPSATRRPGGGRKPLTHKDPTLVADLLALVEPTTRGDPESPLRWSCKSLRVLAEQLQQQGHAVSHVVVGQLLKAQGFSLQGNAKVIEGNQSPDRNAQFEHINATVSAALARGQPVISVDTKKKELVGQFRNGGKEWSPVGEPAQVKVHDFVDPELGRASPYGVYDIGADQGWVSVGTDHDTATFAVQTIRRWWYAMGKPRYPKARELTITADGGGSNGHRVRLWKLELGRFAQEAGLNIRVCHFPPGTSKWNKIEHRMFSFITMNWRAQPLVSHEVIVNLIAGTKTRSGLTVHAELDTNSYPKGVVVTDAALATIRIEPNKFHGDWNYCIRSG, from the coding sequence ATGCAAGCCGATTCGCCGATTGGGCAGCGCTGGGCACTGATGCGAGATCGCCTCGACGAGCGGCAGCGCCGGGCGCTGGCCGCCGCCGAAGCCAAGGTGATTGGGCGCGGAGGCACTTCGCAGGTTGCGGCGGCCACCGGCCTGGCTCGCGGCACGATCGCCGCGGGCATGCTGGAGTTGGAGGGCACGGACAACGAGTTCATGGCTGGCGCGCAGTTGGCGCCCCCTTCGGCGACGCGGCGCCCCGGCGGCGGGCGCAAGCCGCTGACGCACAAGGATCCGACGCTCGTGGCGGACCTGCTCGCACTTGTCGAGCCGACCACGCGCGGCGATCCCGAGTCGCCATTGCGCTGGAGCTGCAAGAGCCTTCGCGTGTTGGCCGAGCAACTCCAGCAGCAGGGTCACGCTGTCAGTCATGTGGTGGTGGGCCAACTGCTGAAGGCCCAGGGCTTCAGCCTGCAGGGCAACGCCAAGGTGATCGAGGGCAACCAGAGCCCCGACCGCAATGCACAGTTCGAGCACATCAACGCGACTGTCAGCGCCGCGCTTGCGCGCGGGCAGCCCGTCATCTCGGTGGACACCAAGAAGAAGGAACTGGTCGGCCAGTTCAGGAACGGCGGCAAGGAGTGGAGCCCCGTGGGCGAGCCGGCGCAGGTGAAGGTGCACGACTTCGTGGACCCGGAACTCGGCCGAGCCAGCCCCTACGGGGTCTACGACATCGGAGCCGACCAAGGCTGGGTGAGCGTTGGAACGGATCACGACACCGCCACGTTTGCGGTGCAAACTATCCGGCGCTGGTGGTACGCGATGGGCAAGCCGCGCTACCCCAAGGCGCGCGAGCTCACGATCACCGCCGACGGCGGCGGCAGCAACGGCCACCGGGTGCGGCTGTGGAAACTCGAACTGGGCCGCTTCGCCCAAGAGGCTGGGCTGAACATCCGCGTGTGCCACTTCCCGCCTGGCACGAGCAAGTGGAACAAGATCGAGCACCGCATGTTCTCCTTCATCACGATGAACTGGCGGGCGCAGCCCTTGGTCAGCCACGAAGTGATCGTCAATCTCATTGCCGGCACCAAGACCAGAAGCGGGCTCACCGTGCATGCCGAACTGGACACCAACTCGTATCCGAAGGGTGTCGTCGTCACCGATGCAGCCTTGGCCACCATTCGCATCGAACCGAACAAGTTCCACGGCGATTGGAACTACTGCATCCGCTCAGGGTAG
- a CDS encoding mercuric reductase, giving the protein MPTLATPGAASRDSAHERELLANVCPSGWVNPTPPGVYHLLIIGAGPGGLAAARAAAGLGMNVALIERHRLGGSSLNYGCVPSKAMIRSSRLYAEMRDAPNFGAGPPPAIEVDFQAVMQRVRRIRARISRVDSAARLIADGIDLYFGVAHFVGADAVEVGGARLRFRKALIATGSRSILPEIPGLAEAGYLTNESVFDLTALPRSLLVIGGGPLGCELAQAFSRFGVQTIIAHDAPLFLPKEERDAAQMVSDALARDGVEIHLNSEAISVRVERGRKLVELVNDGNVVTVEVEAILTGIGHTPAVRALELEAAGVAYDPEAGIHVDDFLRTSNPRIYAAGDVCLDHKYSNVAEASARLAVQNALFFGRKRMSALTIPWCTYTDPEIAHVGMYVRQARERNIPVKTFTVPMHDVDRAITDGEENGFVKIHVREGTDAVLGATIVARHAGEMINSISLAMAAGIGLSTLAGVVHAYPTQAEAIKMAADAYMRTRPSHPIGRLLRAWLNR; this is encoded by the coding sequence ATGCCGACCCTCGCGACCCCAGGTGCAGCCTCGCGCGACAGCGCCCATGAGCGGGAGCTTTTAGCCAACGTCTGCCCATCCGGCTGGGTCAATCCGACGCCACCCGGCGTCTACCACTTGCTCATCATCGGTGCGGGGCCGGGCGGGTTGGCAGCCGCACGCGCCGCAGCGGGGCTTGGAATGAACGTGGCATTGATCGAACGCCACCGGCTTGGCGGCAGCTCACTGAACTACGGCTGCGTGCCTTCGAAGGCGATGATTCGAAGTTCGCGACTGTATGCCGAGATGCGCGACGCGCCCAACTTCGGCGCTGGGCCGCCCCCGGCGATCGAGGTCGATTTTCAGGCGGTGATGCAGCGGGTGCGGCGCATCCGTGCCCGCATCAGCCGCGTCGATTCGGCCGCGAGGCTGATCGCCGACGGGATCGATCTGTATTTCGGCGTGGCGCACTTCGTCGGCGCCGACGCGGTCGAAGTCGGCGGTGCGCGTTTGCGCTTCAGGAAGGCGCTGATTGCCACCGGATCGCGATCCATCCTGCCCGAGATTCCGGGCCTGGCCGAAGCCGGCTATCTGACCAACGAATCGGTATTCGACCTGACGGCGCTGCCACGCAGCTTGCTCGTCATCGGCGGCGGCCCCCTCGGCTGCGAATTGGCGCAGGCCTTCAGCCGCTTCGGCGTGCAAACCATCATCGCCCACGATGCCCCCTTGTTCCTGCCGAAGGAAGAACGCGACGCCGCGCAGATGGTCTCCGACGCGCTGGCCCGTGACGGTGTCGAGATCCACCTCAATAGCGAGGCCATCAGCGTTCGCGTGGAACGCGGCCGCAAGCTCGTCGAGTTGGTCAATGACGGCAATGTCGTGACTGTCGAGGTCGAGGCAATTTTGACCGGAATCGGCCACACGCCCGCGGTACGGGCGCTCGAGTTGGAAGCCGCCGGCGTCGCATACGACCCTGAAGCCGGGATCCACGTTGATGACTTCTTGCGCACCAGCAATCCACGCATTTACGCCGCCGGAGACGTCTGCCTCGACCACAAGTACAGCAATGTGGCCGAAGCATCGGCGCGCCTCGCGGTTCAAAACGCCCTGTTCTTCGGACGCAAGCGCATGAGTGCCTTGACGATTCCGTGGTGTACCTACACCGACCCCGAAATCGCCCACGTCGGCATGTATGTGCGGCAGGCACGCGAGCGCAACATCCCGGTCAAGACCTTCACGGTCCCGATGCATGATGTCGACCGCGCCATCACCGACGGCGAGGAAAACGGTTTCGTGAAAATCCACGTGCGAGAAGGCACGGATGCCGTCCTCGGCGCCACCATCGTCGCCCGGCACGCGGGTGAAATGATCAACAGCATTTCACTGGCGATGGCTGCGGGAATTGGCCTGAGCACGCTGGCCGGGGTGGTCCATGCCTATCCGACCCAGGCCGAGGCCATCAAAATGGCGGCAGATGCCTATATGCGCACGCGGCCGTCCCATCCCATTGGCCGGTTGCTGCGAGCATGGCTGAACCGCTGA
- the pgm gene encoding phosphoglucomutase (alpha-D-glucose-1,6-bisphosphate-dependent), whose amino-acid sequence MSTRISPLAGKPAPVALLVDVAKLVTAYYVNVPDPTVAAQRVAFGTSGHRGSALDGSFNERHVLAITQAICQYRRKHGIDGPLFLGIDTHALSEPACASALEVLAANGVDVMLALNDEYTPTPAISHAILTHNHGRRKRLSDGIVVTPSHNPPRDGGFKYNPPNGGPADQDITDWIGATANRLLEKNLDGVKRVSHPKALGAATTHRHDFLGAYVGDLGSVIDMDAIRSAKIRMGVDPLGGAGVHYWARIAEHYRLDLQVVSDVVDPTFRFMTLDWDGQIRMDPSSKYAMQRLLDIKDRFDIAFACDTDHDRHGIVTPAAGLLAPNHYLAVAIDYLFRHRPQWGARAAVGKTVVSTRLIDQVAARLGRCLDEVPVGFKWFSKGLLDGTLGFAGEESAGAAFLRRDGAVWTTDKDGITAALLSAEITARTGHDPGALYLDLAKAFGNPPVADRVEAPATAQQKKQLAALTPQQIASTELAGEKIESVLNKAPGNDAPIGGIKVVASSGWFAARPSGTEDIYKIYAESIKGAEHLQRILKEAQTLVDAAIAPATSSPAAAVASERPAGRSKAG is encoded by the coding sequence GTGAGCACGCGGATCAGCCCGCTCGCGGGCAAGCCGGCGCCCGTGGCGCTGCTGGTCGATGTGGCCAAGCTCGTCACGGCGTACTACGTCAATGTGCCCGACCCGACAGTCGCAGCGCAGCGCGTTGCGTTCGGCACATCGGGGCACCGTGGTTCGGCCTTGGACGGTTCATTCAACGAAAGGCATGTGCTCGCCATCACGCAAGCCATATGCCAATACCGCAGGAAGCATGGCATCGACGGGCCGCTGTTTCTGGGCATCGACACGCATGCGCTGTCGGAGCCGGCATGCGCGAGCGCGCTCGAAGTGCTCGCAGCCAATGGCGTCGATGTGATGCTGGCCTTGAACGATGAATACACCCCGACCCCGGCAATCTCGCACGCCATCCTGACGCACAACCATGGCCGCCGCAAACGGCTGTCCGACGGCATTGTCGTGACGCCGTCGCACAACCCGCCGCGCGATGGCGGCTTCAAATACAACCCGCCCAATGGCGGCCCCGCCGACCAGGACATCACCGACTGGATCGGCGCCACCGCCAACCGCCTTCTCGAAAAAAACCTCGATGGCGTCAAGCGCGTGTCCCACCCGAAGGCCCTCGGCGCAGCGACAACGCACCGCCATGATTTCCTCGGCGCCTATGTCGGCGATCTTGGCAGCGTGATCGATATGGACGCGATTCGCAGCGCCAAGATCCGCATGGGAGTCGACCCTCTGGGGGGCGCTGGCGTGCACTACTGGGCGCGCATCGCGGAGCACTACCGGCTCGATCTTCAAGTCGTCAGCGATGTCGTCGACCCGACCTTTCGCTTCATGACGCTCGACTGGGACGGGCAGATCCGCATGGACCCCTCTTCGAAGTACGCGATGCAGCGCTTGCTCGACATCAAGGACCGCTTCGATATCGCCTTCGCCTGCGATACCGATCACGACCGCCACGGCATCGTCACTCCCGCCGCCGGCTTGCTGGCGCCGAACCACTATCTTGCGGTCGCCATCGACTACCTGTTTCGGCATCGGCCGCAATGGGGCGCACGGGCCGCTGTTGGCAAGACCGTTGTCAGTACGCGCTTGATCGACCAGGTCGCTGCCCGACTCGGCCGCTGCCTCGACGAAGTTCCGGTCGGTTTCAAGTGGTTCTCCAAAGGGTTGCTGGACGGCACGCTCGGGTTCGCCGGAGAAGAAAGCGCGGGCGCGGCTTTTTTGCGCCGCGACGGCGCGGTCTGGACCACCGACAAGGACGGCATCACCGCCGCGCTGCTTTCGGCCGAGATCACCGCGCGCACCGGGCACGATCCTGGCGCTCTGTATCTGGACTTGGCCAAAGCATTCGGCAATCCTCCAGTGGCCGACAGGGTCGAAGCGCCTGCGACTGCGCAGCAGAAAAAGCAGTTGGCGGCGTTGACGCCGCAACAGATCGCATCGACTGAGTTGGCCGGGGAGAAGATCGAGAGCGTCCTCAACAAGGCGCCTGGCAATGACGCGCCCATTGGCGGGATCAAGGTCGTCGCCAGCAGCGGCTGGTTCGCGGCGCGGCCATCGGGCACTGAAGACATTTACAAAATCTATGCCGAGAGCATCAAGGGGGCCGAGCACCTGCAGCGCATCCTCAAGGAGGCACAAACCCTTGTTGATGCCGCCATCGCGCCAGCGACTTCATCGCCGGCCGCGGCTGTGGCCTCAGAGCGCCCAGCCGGGCGCAGCAAAGCCGGATGA